GCGAGCAGGGTACCGGTCGAGATCCCCGAGCTGACGACGTATTTGTTGTAATCTCCTGCGTCGTACCAGCCGTAAGGGGCGGAGATGACGGTCCCGGCAGGGCGTCCGGGAGAAGCCGCGGAGGGATGGACCCGCACGCGGTCGTCCGGATGTCCCGCGGGGCGCGCCCACCGTCCCGCGTACTCGGGCAGCGCCGGGGCGGACACGCGGTGGTAGTAGAAGGCCTTCATCGCCCCGCGCGCGACCTCGGCGTGAACCTCCGGTGCGATCTCGAACGACGGCGAGGCGCCCACGCCGGGCACCTCCAACCGATATTGCCCGGGGCTGCGCAGGGCCGAAAAGTCAGCCCTGCGCGCGGGTGCTCCCCAGGCCGGGTGCTCGCGGGGCGGCTCGAGCTTGCCGCTGAAGACCGGCTCTCCGCCGTTGGCGGGTGCGACCCAGAACTCGTCTCCCTGCGCCCCCACCACCACCGCGATCTTCTCCCCATCCGGGTAGAACCCCACCTGGTTCAGGTGCACCCCCGGCGTTTGTTGCGGGGCGAGCAGAAGGAGGGCGATGGCCGCGAGCATGGCCCGGAATTAGGGCTGGGGGTCGTAATCCACCACGAACACGTCCTCGTGGATGCCGAGCTCGCCCAGAAGGCGCCCGAACGCCTGGTGCTCAGGGTGCGGCAGGTAGGTGTCGCGCGCGGCGGCGCTCTCGAAGGTGATCGTGTAGACGTGGTCGAAGCCCTGGTCCTTCCCCTCGGGGCTGTGGTTCTGCCCGTGCTCGAAGGCGATGATGCCGGGGATCTTGTTCTTCAGCTCGCGGAAGGCGTCGGTGAGCTGCTGGATCTGCTCCTCGGTGGCGTCCTCACGGAAGCGGAAGACGACGATGTGGCGCACCGAGCCGGCTGGCGGGGCCTGCAGGGTGGTGGCCTGCGTCGCGGCGTCGTCGGTGGCGCTCTCCTCCTGCGCGGCCGAAGCGTCCTCGGCCGGTGCGGGGGCGCAGGCGGCAAGCAGGGCCAGGGACAGCACGGCGGTGGCGATCTTCGTCATCGTCTGGTTTGGTGTCGGGAAGGGGCTCGAACAACGCGCGGCGCCCGGTGCACCACGCGACGGACCCCGTGACGATGCGGCGAGTCGCGCGGCTCGGCAAGGGAGACGGTTGCAGGCAGGCGAGGAGAGAGGGAGTGACAAGGTGACAAGGTTGACCAGGTGAGGGCGGGGTAGGCAGGACAGGGAGACAAGGAGACAAGGAGATCGTGGGCCTGCCCCGTTTTAGTGGACAGTCGAAGACTTCCCTCTGGAGGGTTTTGATGCCGTCCCCACCAGAGGGGCCCGAAGCGCCGAAGGCGCGCGGCGCCCTTGAGCAATGGGCTATAC
This DNA window, taken from Longimicrobiaceae bacterium, encodes the following:
- a CDS encoding Dabb family protein; the encoded protein is MTKIATAVLSLALLAACAPAPAEDASAAQEESATDDAATQATTLQAPPAGSVRHIVVFRFREDATEEQIQQLTDAFRELKNKIPGIIAFEHGQNHSPEGKDQGFDHVYTITFESAAARDTYLPHPEHQAFGRLLGELGIHEDVFVVDYDPQP